In Vibrio japonicus, the following are encoded in one genomic region:
- a CDS encoding TRAP transporter large permease — MEPNEWIVIAMFGSFILLLFTGIPVAYVLGGIGVVFGAVGYYADLYLDTFTGLDYTSIGLVVNRIYKIMDNWILVALPMFIFMGNMLDKSGIAEKLMSSMQALFGKVHGGLAITVMAIGIILAASTGIIGASVVLLTVMSLPSMMRQGYHLPLALGTVASAGTLGILLPPSIMLVIMADQLGLSVGDLFMGAIIPGLLLGALYILYILIVGKTSPSKAPVPEDVQPVEWGLILQVFKDITPTVILIFVVLGSIFAGVATPTEASGIGALGATLLAAYNKKLNVKVLKEVVLASYGTTAYIFMIFLGASCFALVLRELGGDELIESFLSGLPFGPYGIIAFILMIVFLLGFFLDWIEITLIALPLLAPVIASLGIELDGHGVVDNPSLVWFVMLVAMALQTSFLTPPVGFALFYLKGVCPEGVALKDIYRGVIPFILIQLIALVCLVAWPQLVLWFPSVAYG; from the coding sequence ATGGAACCAAATGAGTGGATTGTCATCGCCATGTTTGGCTCGTTCATCTTATTGCTGTTTACCGGCATCCCTGTCGCGTACGTGCTGGGTGGCATTGGTGTTGTCTTTGGTGCAGTTGGCTACTATGCGGATCTGTATCTCGACACGTTTACCGGGCTTGATTACACCAGCATAGGTTTAGTGGTAAACCGTATTTACAAGATCATGGATAACTGGATTCTGGTTGCCCTTCCCATGTTTATCTTTATGGGGAATATGCTGGATAAATCCGGCATTGCCGAAAAGCTGATGTCTTCGATGCAAGCCCTGTTTGGTAAAGTTCACGGCGGTTTAGCGATTACGGTAATGGCGATCGGGATTATTCTCGCTGCGTCGACAGGCATCATCGGTGCGTCCGTCGTGTTGCTCACAGTGATGTCACTGCCGAGTATGATGCGTCAAGGTTATCACTTACCTTTGGCTCTCGGTACAGTTGCCTCTGCGGGTACGCTGGGTATTTTGCTGCCACCATCGATTATGTTAGTCATCATGGCTGATCAGCTTGGCCTATCTGTTGGCGATCTCTTTATGGGGGCGATTATTCCGGGTCTATTGCTCGGTGCGTTGTACATCCTTTACATTCTCATCGTCGGTAAAACCTCTCCAAGCAAAGCGCCAGTGCCTGAAGACGTCCAGCCTGTCGAATGGGGGTTGATACTTCAGGTATTCAAAGACATCACTCCGACTGTGATTCTGATCTTTGTAGTGCTTGGCTCTATCTTTGCAGGTGTTGCCACGCCAACCGAAGCGTCAGGTATTGGTGCGCTGGGTGCAACTTTACTCGCGGCCTACAATAAAAAGCTCAACGTGAAAGTGTTGAAAGAAGTGGTACTCGCTTCTTATGGCACAACAGCGTATATCTTTATGATCTTTCTGGGCGCTTCGTGTTTTGCTTTAGTGCTTCGTGAGCTTGGTGGTGATGAGCTAATCGAATCGTTCTTAAGCGGTTTGCCATTCGGCCCTTACGGTATCATTGCGTTTATTCTGATGATCGTCTTCTTACTAGGGTTCTTCTTAGATTGGATTGAAATTACCTTAATCGCTCTACCGCTGCTCGCGCCAGTGATTGCAAGTTTGGGGATAGAACTGGACGGACACGGTGTCGTTGATAACCCTAGCTTAGTTTGGTTCGTGATGCTGGTCGCTATGGCGCTGCAAACCAGTTTCTTAACACCACCTGTTGGCTTTGCCTTATTCTACTTAAAAGGGGTATGCCCAGAAGGCGTGGCGTTAAAAGACATCTACCGCGGCGTGATTCCATTCATTTTAATTCAGCTTATCGCATTGGTGTGTTTAGTCGCATGGCCTCAGCTCGTACTTTGGTTCCCTAGCGTCGCGTACGGCTAA
- a CDS encoding TRAP transporter small permease subunit, producing MSKVLYSTPTVPFYDQLEKFITSISKFFAWTNVVLIGVIILQVVLRKVFSNGQIAFEELQWHLYATAVMFGTAYAQVTNLHVRVDLFYHKFSERTKAVVDLLGLLFLAIPFVIVVILHSYDFAYESWRVNESSASPSGLPFRWLIKSVIPLSFGLLLLSMLAKILRSLEIIFKGANHGTK from the coding sequence ATGAGCAAGGTGTTATATTCTACCCCCACTGTCCCGTTTTATGATCAACTAGAAAAGTTCATCACTTCCATCAGTAAGTTTTTTGCATGGACGAACGTGGTTTTGATTGGCGTGATCATATTGCAAGTCGTATTGCGAAAAGTCTTTTCTAACGGCCAGATAGCGTTTGAGGAGTTGCAGTGGCATTTATACGCAACGGCGGTCATGTTTGGTACGGCGTATGCACAAGTCACCAATCTGCATGTGCGTGTCGACCTCTTCTATCATAAGTTTTCCGAACGTACTAAAGCGGTTGTCGATCTACTTGGGTTGCTGTTTTTAGCGATCCCATTTGTCATCGTCGTGATACTGCATTCTTACGACTTTGCCTATGAATCTTGGCGCGTAAATGAAAGTTCGGCTTCTCCTTCTGGGTTGCCATTTCGTTGGCTGATCAAAAGTGTCATACCGCTCAGTTTTGGTCTATTGCTGCTCTCAATGCTGGCAAAAATCTTACGGTCGTTAGAAATCATTTTCAAAGGAGCGAATCATGGAACCAAATGA
- a CDS encoding TRAP transporter substrate-binding protein, with protein sequence MKFKKVAIASALALAATGMSVSAHAADKKILLKTPIAFGSHLPALGTPIQWYADHIPTTSGGTIKMKIYEPGKLVNPAEILDAVSTGKVNSGYATAGYWQGKLPASALFSAVPFGPEAGEYMAWLYFGNGLKLYQEMYDQGGYNVKVLPCAIISPETSGWFKKPIEKPEDLKGLNMRFFGLGASVMEKLGVGTVQLPGGEIFGALEKGAIDASEFSQPAIDQRLGFHKVAKYNYFPGWHQQSTVFELLINKDTWNGMSKTQQSAVETTCMATMTYSIAEGEAMQYSAMEKAKENGVEIRYWNDEMLNLFQTTWLEVVEEKKSADPFFDKVWKDLSQFRKGYALWQANGFLPRATQTQ encoded by the coding sequence ATGAAATTCAAGAAAGTTGCTATCGCATCGGCGCTTGCACTTGCGGCTACAGGGATGTCAGTCAGTGCGCACGCGGCAGACAAAAAAATTCTGCTAAAGACACCGATCGCGTTTGGTAGCCACTTGCCAGCATTGGGAACACCGATTCAATGGTACGCTGACCACATTCCAACAACGTCCGGCGGTACGATTAAGATGAAGATCTACGAGCCGGGTAAATTGGTGAATCCAGCAGAAATCCTTGATGCGGTTTCAACAGGTAAAGTGAACTCTGGTTACGCAACAGCAGGTTACTGGCAAGGTAAACTGCCCGCTTCGGCACTTTTTTCTGCGGTTCCTTTTGGCCCAGAAGCGGGCGAATACATGGCGTGGCTTTACTTTGGTAATGGTCTGAAACTCTATCAAGAAATGTATGACCAAGGCGGTTACAACGTCAAAGTTCTTCCTTGTGCGATCATCTCCCCTGAAACATCAGGTTGGTTTAAAAAGCCAATTGAAAAACCCGAAGACCTGAAAGGCCTGAACATGCGCTTCTTCGGTTTAGGTGCGTCAGTAATGGAAAAATTGGGTGTGGGTACGGTTCAGCTTCCGGGGGGCGAAATCTTCGGCGCACTTGAGAAAGGCGCAATTGACGCTTCTGAGTTCTCTCAACCCGCCATCGACCAACGCTTGGGCTTCCACAAAGTCGCTAAGTACAACTACTTCCCTGGCTGGCACCAGCAGTCAACGGTATTTGAGCTGTTGATCAACAAAGACACATGGAACGGCATGAGCAAAACTCAGCAGTCGGCAGTTGAAACCACCTGTATGGCAACCATGACCTACTCTATTGCGGAAGGTGAAGCGATGCAGTACTCAGCAATGGAAAAAGCCAAAGAGAACGGTGTCGAAATCCGCTACTGGAACGACGAAATGTTAAACCTTTTCCAAACCACTTGGTTAGAAGTCGTGGAAGAGAAAAAATCGGCTGACCCATTCTTCGATAAAGTGTGGAAAGACCTCTCTCAATTCCGTAAAGGTTACGCATTGTGGCAAGCGAATGGTTTCTTACCTCGCGCGACACAAACTCAATAA
- a CDS encoding cache domain-containing protein — protein sequence MGFVRNSRLTINIILLSVVPLIVVVVIVAGILFSQAKQLVEDQVQLTRNNIMAAKKQELKQYVEMAVKSIAPYYQDESLTTEQAQELVAKKLSQLTYGSDGYFFAYTWDGDALVLPYQPERIGLNWWEVEDVRGKKLLQELIRAGRAGGGFVDYLWHKPSMKEPSPKLSYAISLDKWQWMVGTGVYIDDIERQVSHIENGYDQNIGKTSSALFVVMFIAVSVIALLGASLNLNVRRLANEQLSVLNQQIIDSQENERQRVSRELHDGVNQLLVAAKYRLDNVNKEQNQFEKEIELDASKNAMEQAIVELRRISKDLRPPQLDDLGLVAAIEAYINELRQRTQLELVFEHDIDGVGMLPEVETTLYRVVQEALHNVEKHAHAQGVDVIMQREGRLLILTVNDDGVGIPAKQLKSGKRNEPTLEHMGLQNMRERIQAIGGSFAVSSTEGEGTEVRVTLNMEFI from the coding sequence ATGGGATTTGTCAGGAACAGTCGATTAACAATAAACATTATATTGCTGTCAGTGGTGCCGTTGATCGTAGTGGTGGTTATCGTTGCGGGAATTCTATTTAGCCAAGCGAAACAATTAGTTGAAGATCAAGTTCAGTTGACGCGTAACAACATCATGGCGGCTAAAAAGCAAGAGCTAAAGCAGTACGTAGAAATGGCAGTGAAAAGCATAGCCCCTTACTACCAAGATGAGTCGTTGACTACCGAACAAGCACAGGAATTAGTTGCTAAAAAGTTGAGTCAGCTCACGTACGGGAGTGACGGCTACTTTTTCGCCTACACTTGGGATGGGGACGCATTGGTGCTTCCGTATCAACCGGAACGGATTGGGCTGAATTGGTGGGAAGTTGAAGATGTTCGTGGGAAAAAGCTGTTACAAGAATTGATTCGCGCTGGGCGAGCAGGCGGTGGTTTTGTTGATTACTTATGGCACAAACCCTCGATGAAAGAGCCGTCACCCAAGCTGAGCTACGCAATTTCTCTCGATAAGTGGCAATGGATGGTCGGAACGGGCGTTTATATCGATGACATTGAACGTCAGGTTTCTCACATTGAAAACGGATACGATCAGAATATAGGGAAAACCAGTAGTGCTCTGTTTGTCGTCATGTTTATTGCGGTCTCCGTCATCGCTTTGCTGGGGGCTTCTTTGAACTTGAACGTACGCAGGCTGGCGAACGAACAATTAAGTGTACTCAACCAACAAATTATCGATTCTCAAGAAAACGAACGACAACGCGTATCCCGTGAATTGCATGATGGCGTCAACCAGTTGTTAGTCGCGGCGAAATACCGGCTCGATAACGTCAATAAAGAGCAAAATCAGTTCGAAAAAGAGATAGAGCTGGATGCGAGCAAAAACGCCATGGAGCAGGCGATTGTTGAATTAAGACGCATCTCGAAGGATTTAAGACCCCCGCAGTTGGATGATTTAGGGCTGGTGGCTGCGATAGAAGCCTACATCAATGAACTGCGCCAGCGCACGCAACTCGAATTGGTTTTTGAGCATGATATTGACGGTGTCGGCATGCTACCTGAAGTGGAAACAACCCTATATCGCGTGGTTCAGGAAGCACTACACAATGTCGAAAAACACGCCCATGCACAAGGTGTTGACGTCATCATGCAACGTGAAGGGCGATTACTTATTTTAACCGTCAATGATGATGGAGTGGGTATTCCCGCTAAGCAACTAAAGTCGGGTAAACGGAACGAACCTACGCTAGAACACATGGGGTTACAGAACATGAGAGAGCGTATCCAAGCGATTGGCGGTTCTTTCGCTGTATCCAGCACCGAAGGAGAAGGCACGGAAGTGCGGGTGACATTAAACATGGAGTTTATATGA
- a CDS encoding response regulator — protein MIKLVLADDHRLMQDGLKSRLEREENLDILSCVGTGTEALQATLTLKPDVLLLDINMPNLNGIEVLEKLAVSKSNTAVIMLSMHDSRDYVVRSVKAGAKGYVLKDVGSEELVMAINQVAQGRSYLCPQASDRLLEQINEKPEPKDDTLSKRESDVLKEIVNGSCNKEIADALHISVRTVETHRLRIKKKLGANSTAALVKLALEKGLVS, from the coding sequence ATGATCAAACTAGTATTGGCCGATGACCACCGACTGATGCAAGACGGATTAAAGTCACGACTGGAAAGAGAAGAGAATCTGGATATTTTGTCATGTGTAGGGACAGGTACAGAAGCTCTGCAAGCCACACTCACCCTTAAACCGGATGTGTTGTTACTGGATATCAATATGCCCAACCTGAATGGCATTGAAGTGTTGGAAAAACTTGCAGTATCCAAGTCAAATACGGCTGTTATTATGCTCTCAATGCATGACAGTCGAGACTACGTTGTTCGTTCGGTTAAGGCAGGCGCGAAAGGTTATGTATTAAAAGACGTGGGTTCTGAAGAACTGGTGATGGCAATCAATCAAGTCGCCCAAGGACGATCTTATCTGTGTCCTCAGGCATCAGATCGATTGTTGGAACAAATCAACGAAAAGCCAGAACCGAAGGACGATACTCTGTCGAAAAGAGAGTCGGATGTTCTAAAAGAAATTGTGAATGGTTCTTGTAACAAAGAGATTGCCGACGCATTGCACATCAGCGTTCGAACAGTGGAAACGCACCGGCTACGAATCAAAAAGAAACTAGGTGCCAACTCCACAGCAGCGCTGGTTAAGCTGGCGTTAGAGAAGGGCTTGGTGAGTTGA
- a CDS encoding LysR family transcriptional regulator: MSLNLLSSRQPILDKIVFFCAVLRTGSFREAAQTQGISAAAGSRWVKELEETLSVELIKRSTRQLVATQAGQLLYENFSPLLPDINNLCEQVQNLAEEQLGEIRLSSTPLFARQYLTKIVAEYMELHPNVNFRIFIEAGEFDPLTIDFAFRASASYEGELSPDSLLVRKRLLREPLYLCASPKYLSEYGTPQTPQELSQHRCLYARTLLGGNRWCFEQHGKQEIVTIRDTLECDNSEMLLDLAMETAGIAYLPHSLVYQYIERGDLVQIMDDYQCASFDIDLFYRPRTPMPERCNGFKQYLIQRVEDINTAKARNED, translated from the coding sequence ATGTCGCTTAATCTATTGTCGAGTCGTCAACCCATTTTAGATAAGATCGTATTCTTTTGTGCGGTACTTAGAACGGGATCGTTTCGCGAAGCCGCCCAAACTCAGGGGATCTCTGCGGCAGCGGGCAGTCGCTGGGTAAAAGAACTGGAAGAGACACTTTCGGTAGAACTAATCAAGCGCAGCACTCGACAATTGGTCGCAACGCAGGCTGGCCAATTGCTGTATGAAAATTTTTCGCCACTACTGCCTGATATCAATAACCTTTGTGAACAAGTACAAAACTTAGCGGAAGAGCAACTGGGTGAAATTCGGCTGTCGTCGACCCCACTTTTTGCACGGCAATACTTAACAAAAATTGTTGCCGAATACATGGAATTACATCCAAACGTCAACTTTCGTATTTTCATTGAAGCTGGTGAGTTTGATCCGCTGACCATCGACTTTGCATTCCGAGCCAGTGCCAGTTATGAAGGGGAGCTTTCTCCCGATTCACTGCTAGTTAGAAAGCGTCTACTTAGAGAACCTCTCTACTTATGTGCTTCGCCTAAGTATCTCTCTGAATACGGTACACCTCAGACTCCACAAGAGCTCAGTCAACATCGCTGCCTTTATGCGCGTACCTTACTTGGCGGAAACCGATGGTGTTTTGAACAGCATGGTAAGCAGGAGATCGTCACGATTCGCGATACGCTTGAATGTGACAACAGTGAAATGTTGCTCGACCTAGCGATGGAAACTGCTGGAATCGCCTATTTGCCTCACTCTTTGGTTTATCAATACATCGAGAGAGGGGATTTAGTGCAGATAATGGATGATTACCAGTGCGCCAGCTTCGATATAGACCTGTTCTACAGGCCAAGAACGCCTATGCCTGAGCGCTGCAATGGCTTTAAACAGTATCTAATTCAACGAGTTGAAGACATTAATACAGCCAAGGCGCGTAATGAGGATTAA
- a CDS encoding acyl CoA:acetate/3-ketoacid CoA transferase, with product MVTRLTATQAAKWIQDGQSILLGGFIGSVVPEAIERAIGERYQETGTPKDLTLVFAAGQGDGKSRALNHLAKQGLVKRVIGGHWGLVPKLQQLAVDNQIEAYNLPQGIISHLLRDTAAGKPGTISKVGLGTFVDPRIEGGKINEITEQDWVECIELAGEEYLFYHKLPIDVAIIRGTTADENGNITMEDECLIVESLAAAQAARNNNGKIIVQVKRVVEAGSLDPHAVKIPGIFVDAVVVCEDPNEHMQTFASMMNPEFVGKGRKSTSNIKTDNRVIDAKTIIARRAAMELKRHSILNLGIGAPEYIAQVAQQAGVLDNFTLTVEPGAVGGMPASGLDFGASRFPDAIISQDQMFDFYDGGGVDQAFLGLAQCDSQGDINVSRFGSKIAGCGGFINITQNAKSVYFCGTFTAKGLGVSAEAGELVIYSEGTQQKFIEQVEQITFSAAQALKNDKPVLYITERAVFRLTRDGLELIEIAPGIDLTTDVLEHMSFKPKVSQRLSLMDRSIFQPDFTLTMD from the coding sequence GTGGTTACGAGACTTACGGCAACACAAGCGGCAAAATGGATACAGGATGGTCAGTCCATATTACTTGGCGGATTTATTGGCAGTGTTGTTCCTGAGGCAATAGAACGCGCCATTGGTGAACGATATCAAGAGACAGGCACGCCTAAGGATCTCACTTTGGTGTTTGCCGCTGGTCAAGGTGACGGAAAAAGCCGAGCGCTTAACCACCTAGCCAAACAAGGCTTGGTCAAGCGTGTGATTGGTGGTCACTGGGGGTTGGTCCCTAAGCTCCAACAATTAGCCGTTGATAACCAAATAGAAGCTTACAACTTACCACAGGGGATTATTTCTCATCTTCTTCGTGACACTGCAGCGGGTAAGCCCGGAACAATAAGCAAGGTCGGGCTGGGAACGTTTGTTGATCCGCGTATTGAAGGGGGAAAAATCAACGAGATTACCGAGCAAGATTGGGTTGAGTGTATTGAATTAGCGGGAGAAGAATATCTCTTCTATCACAAACTCCCTATAGATGTCGCCATCATTCGCGGCACAACCGCAGATGAAAACGGCAACATTACGATGGAAGACGAATGCTTGATTGTAGAGAGTTTAGCCGCCGCTCAAGCCGCGCGAAATAACAACGGCAAAATTATCGTACAAGTAAAGAGAGTGGTTGAGGCTGGGAGCCTTGACCCTCATGCCGTAAAAATCCCAGGCATATTCGTTGACGCCGTTGTCGTATGCGAAGATCCAAACGAGCATATGCAAACCTTCGCCAGCATGATGAATCCAGAATTTGTTGGTAAAGGGAGAAAATCCACATCTAACATCAAAACCGACAACCGCGTAATTGACGCGAAAACCATTATCGCCAGACGCGCGGCAATGGAGTTAAAGCGACATTCCATTCTGAATTTGGGAATTGGTGCACCTGAATACATCGCTCAAGTGGCGCAGCAAGCAGGTGTACTCGATAACTTTACTCTCACGGTAGAGCCGGGTGCAGTCGGAGGTATGCCAGCAAGTGGTTTGGACTTTGGTGCGTCCCGTTTTCCCGATGCGATTATCAGTCAGGATCAGATGTTTGACTTTTATGATGGGGGCGGTGTTGATCAGGCATTCTTGGGTTTAGCTCAATGCGATTCACAGGGTGATATCAATGTCTCTCGATTTGGTAGCAAAATCGCGGGCTGTGGAGGATTTATCAACATTACACAAAACGCAAAATCGGTCTATTTCTGCGGAACCTTCACAGCAAAAGGACTAGGTGTAAGCGCCGAAGCCGGGGAATTGGTGATATACAGTGAAGGCACTCAGCAAAAGTTTATTGAGCAAGTTGAACAAATTACTTTCAGCGCAGCGCAAGCTCTAAAGAATGACAAACCCGTTTTATATATCACCGAGAGAGCGGTGTTTCGTCTGACACGGGATGGGCTCGAACTCATCGAAATCGCCCCCGGCATTGACCTAACGACCGATGTACTCGAGCACATGTCATTTAAGCCGAAAGTTTCTCAACGTTTATCGTTAATGGATCGATCCATTTTTCAACCGGACTTTACGCTGACGATGGATTAA
- a CDS encoding DUF1840 domain-containing protein produces the protein MLITFRSKSHNVTMFGDVALKILSMMGHSGAVPGAILAKDVPQALDQLNSAIELEKMKAKPVEPEDDNDDEYDEYVDPPVSIVNRALPILELLNTAVRDECNVMWDKE, from the coding sequence ATGTTAATTACCTTTCGCAGCAAATCTCACAACGTGACAATGTTTGGAGATGTCGCCCTAAAAATACTCAGCATGATGGGTCACAGTGGCGCGGTTCCAGGCGCGATTTTGGCTAAGGATGTTCCACAGGCACTCGATCAATTAAATTCCGCCATCGAGCTGGAAAAGATGAAAGCCAAACCAGTTGAGCCTGAAGACGATAATGACGACGAGTATGACGAGTACGTTGATCCTCCTGTGAGTATCGTGAATCGTGCTTTGCCCATCTTAGAGTTGCTCAACACTGCAGTACGAGACGAATGCAACGTAATGTGGGACAAAGAATAG